The DNA region GGCCCGGACGAAGGCGGCGGGCTCGACGAGCACCACATGGTCGTACTCCAGGCCCTTCGCCGCCGACGCCGGCACCAGCGTGACGCGCGCGCCCAAGGTGTCCGGCCCCGGCGCCGGGACACCGGCCGCGGCGAGGGCGTCCCGCAGCGTCCGGATCCCGGTGTCCGCGGCGATCACGGCGATCAAGCCGGTGCGCCCGAGGGCGTCACGGACCGCCGCGACGGTGGCGGCGCAGGTGTCGTCGGCCCGGGTGTACGCCGCCTCCCCGTCGCGGCGCAGCGACCGGCACGGCGGAACGTCCACGTCGAGGTGGGCCAGCAGGCGGTTGGCGAGTTCGGCGACCGCACCCGGAACACGGTAGCCGGTGGTCAGGGCGGTCACGTCCGCGTCCGGCCGGCCCAGGTGGTGCAGGAGTTCCGGCCACGCGCGCGCCGACCAGCACGTCGTGCCCTGGGCGAGGTCACCCAGGACGGTGAGGGAACCGAAGGGTGAGCGCCGGGCGACGGCACGGCACTGCATGGGGGACAGGTCCTGAGCCTCGTCGATGACGATGTGCCGGTAGCCGTCCGGGCGTTCGATCAGCCCCGAGAGTTCGTCGAGGAGCACCAGATCGGCCGCCGACCAGCGCGCCGTCCGGCGGGAGCGTGCGGCGGGCCGCAGCAGGAGCCGCTGCTCGTCCGCGTCCAGCAGTCCCCCTGCCACACCGGCGAGTGAGAACGAACCGGCCGGGGAAGCTGGGGCGGCCGGCTCGGCCAGCAGGTCCTCGAGCACCTCCTCGGGCCGTACGACGGGCCAGACGGCATCGAGCACGGAGGTGACCGGACGGGACCGGGCGACCTTCTGCGCCCAGGTCTCGCTCCGGGGCCCCGTGCGGCTCTCGGCCCGCTGTCGCAGGGTGCGCAGGAGACGGGTGCGGACGCGCTCGCGCCCGATGGCGTAGGGAGGCTCCTCGTCCCGTACGCCGCGCACGGTCCGCTCGAGTTCGTCGGCGTCGACACGCCACCGGTAGGAGCCGTCCGGCACCGCCAGGGAGTGCGCCGCCTCCGGGCGGACCCGCGCGTACAGGGCCCGCCGCAGCACCTCCGCCATACGGATGTCGTGCTTGAGACGGGCGGTGCCGTCGCCGTCCAACGCCGTGACGGGGTGCCGGGCGATCTCGTCCTCCAGCGTCGACTGGCGCACCCCGGTCTCGCCCAGCGTCGGCAGCACCTCGGAGATGTACGAGAGGAAGGTGCGGTTGGGCCCGAGGATGAGCATCCCGCCGCGCCGGACGCGCTGCGGGTCGCTGTAGAGCAGATACGCGGCGCGGTGCAGCCCCACCGCGGTCTTTCCGGTGCCCGGGGCACCCTGGACGCACAGGGAGACGCCCAGGTCCGCCCGCACGAGGTCGTCCTGTTCGGGCTGGATGGTGGCCGCGATGTCCCGCATGGGCCCGATACGCGGACGTTCGATCTCGGCGGCGACGATGCCGCTCGGCCGCGTCTCCCCCGCTTCGAGGTGCTCGTCCTCCAGACCGGTCAGATCGGCGGAGTCGCCAAGGCTGCCCGGCGACCAGCCGAACCGGCGCCGCACGGAGACGGCCCTCGGGTCCTGCGGGCCGGCCTGGTAGAAGGCGCGGGCGACGGGGGCGCGCCAGTCGACGACGAGCGGTGGCGCGGCCGGATCCGGGGCGAGACGTACCCGCCCGATGTGGTAGCTCTGCCCCGCGTGGTCACCGGCGGTCGCGGCGGCGCAGAAGTCGAGTCGGCCGAAGAACAGAGGACCGGCGGGCAGCTCCCGGAGGTCCCGTGCCTGCGTGCGCAGACGGCGCCCGAGCACCTCGGCGTCGGCGCCGGACGCCGAGACGTTCTCGCCGACGACCACCTGTTCCTGCGCGTCGTCCACCAGGGCGGTGAGTGCGGCACGGCAGACGTCGTGGTAGGCGCGTTCCTGGCTGAGGGCATCACTGAGTACTGGCTCGGAGGAAGACATCCCGCCACGATAATGCAACCGGGTAACATGTGTTACCGGGTTTCACCCCGGGTCGGCCGAGCCAGGCCGGGCAGTCCCGCCTCCAGCCGCGCGAACGCGGACGCCGCGGCCGCCATGGCCTCGGGGAGGAGCGCGGAGGCCTCGGCGCCGTCCGTGATCCGCCGCCAGTTCTCCTGGGCGAGAACGCGGCGGACGGCGGTGATCTGCCCGGCGGCCAACCGGTCGGGCAGTGCGGGCGCCGTTCCCCCCAGAGCCTCGGCGAGCGCGTTCTCGTCCCGTTCCAGATGGGCGTACAGGCGCGCCACCAGCGACGGCGTTCCGTACAGCAGCCCGTGGAAGGCGAGCACCTCGGGCTCGTCGTTCAGCCCGGTCACGGGGTCGCGGCGTTCCAGCCCGTCCAGGAAGTGACGCCGCAGCGCCCCGAGGGGGGAGACTCCGGCCGGGCGCCGGGCGACCACCCGGCCGGCCTCCCCCTCGTGGTCGGCCAGCCGGTGCAGTACCAGGTCCTCCTTGGCCGGGAAGTACCGGAAGAGGGTCGGTTTGGAGATGTCGACCGCCGCCGCCACATCGGCGACGGTCACCCGCTCGAACCCCTGCTCCAGGAAGAGCGCGACGGCCGTGTCCGACAGCCGCCGGTACATCTGCCGCTTCTTGCGCTCGCGCAACCCGCCCATGTCGCTCATGGGCGAGAAGCGTACGCAGGGACGCGGCGCGCCGCGTACCCGCGACCCCTGGCCCGCCCGGTGCGGTCGCCGTGCCGGACAGGCCGGGGGCCCTCAGCGCAGCGAGGCGGGCAGCGGCTCCCGGTGGACGACGCCCAGACGCTGGGTCGCGCGGGTCAGTGCCACGTACAGGTCGCTGGTCCCGTACCGGCCGGGCTCCACGACCAGCACATGGTCGAATTCGAGCCCCTTGGCCTGGCGCGGGCCGAGCAGCACCACCGGCTGGGTGAGATCGGGCTCGGCACCGGCGGTGACACCGTCGAGCGGGGCGGCGATCTCCTCGTGCAGCGCACGCGGTGCGATCACAGCCAGACGCCCCTGCTGGGGTGTCAGAGCGGCGACCGCCCGGGCCACCGCGCCCGCCAGGTCCGCGCCGGACTCCCGGATCCACGGCTGCTCACCGGTGGAGCGCACCGAACCGGGCGGCTCGAACGAGGGGTCCTCGGCCCGCACCACCCTGGCGGCCAGCTCCATGACCTCGGCCGGCGTACGGTAGTTGACCCCGAGCCGTACGTGCTCGAAGCGGTCACCGACGTACGGTTCCAGGATGCGGTCCCACGAACCGACACCGGCTTCCTCGGACGTCTGCGCCGGATCGCCGACCAGGGTCAGCGAACGGTTCGGCGAACGGCGCATCAACAGCCGCCAGGCCATCGGGGACAGCTCCTGCGCCTCGTCGACGATGACGTGGCCGAAGGCCCACGTCCGGTCCGCGGCGGCGCGCTCGGCCGCACTGCGGTGATCGGCCTCCTCGTGCCGCTCCGCCATCCGCTCGGCGTCGACGATGTCGTGTGCGGCGAGGACCTCGGACTCCTCGTCCTCGAACTCGTACGTCTCCGAACCCCGCGACAGCTCCAGCACGCCCTGCGCGTACGCGATCCGCTCCTGGCGCTCGGCCTCGGCGGCGGCCCGCTCGGCGCTGTCGTCCGCGCCGAGAAGTTCGGCCGCCTCGTCCAGCAGCGGCACGTCGGCGGGGGTCCACTCCCCGTCGCCGGGTGCCCGCCGGATCGCCTCGGCGTCCTCCTCCGGCACGTACACGGGTTCGGCCAGGTAGTCGGCGAGGAACCCCTCGGGGGTCAGTACCGGCCACAGCCCCCCGATCGCCGCGTGCACCTCCTCACTGGCGGCCACGCCCTTGCCGAGCTGCGCGATGTCGTCGGGGCCGAGGAAGTTGGGGCCGCCGTACGGGTCCGCGCCGATCCGTTCGGTGAGCTGGGCGGTGAGCGCGTCGATGATCCGGAACGCGAACACCGGGCGGGCGAGGTTGTGCGGCAGCCGGGTCTCGCGGGCCGCGTCACGGGCCTCGTAGGCGATCTCCCAGTCCAGCACCAGGTCGCCGTCGTCGTGCGGGACGACCAGCGGGGCGCCGGGCTCGGGAAGCCGCTGGCGGTCGCGCACGGCGAGGGACAGCGCCTCGGCCATCGGCTCACCGCCCTTGACGGCGGCGGCACGGGGCGTGTCGGTGCCGCGCGCGTGGACACCGGGGAAGAGCTCGGCCTGGGTGGCCAGCATGACCCCGGTCTCGCCGAGTGCGGGCAGCACCTCGCCGATGTACCGCAGGAACGCCGGGTTGGGCCCCACGATCAGCACCGCCCGCTTCGCGAGCAGCTCGCGGTGTTCGTACAGCAGGAAGGCAGCCCGGTGCAGTGCGACGGCCGTCTTGCCCGTGCCGGGCCCGCCCTCGACGACGAGGACGCCCCGGTGCGGGGCACGGATGATGCGGTCCTGCTCGGCCTGGATGGTCCGCACGATGTCGCCCATGCGCCCGGTGCGTGCGGAGTTCAGGGCCGCGAGCAGCACGGCGTCTCCGCTCGGGTCCTCGAACCCGCTGCGCTCGGCGTCCGAGAGGTCGAGGATCTCGTCGTGCAGCTCCGTCACGGTGCGGCCCTCGGTGGTCAGGTGCCTGCGCCGCCGCAGCCCCATGGGGGTGTGCCCGGTGGCGAGGTAGAAGGGACGCGCGACCGGCGCGCGCCAGTCGATCAGGAGCGGTGTGTGGGCGGCGTCGTCCTCACGAACTCCGATACGGCCGATATGGTGCGCGGTGCCGTCACTGAGATCGATGCGGCCGAAGCACAGCGAGCCGTCCACGGCGTTCAGCGCGGCCAGCAGGCCCGATCGTTCGGCGACGAGCACATCGCGTTCGAGGCGGGCCTGCAGTCCGTTCCCCACCGGGGTCAACGCCCTTTCCACGCCCTGGGCGGCAACCCCGCGCAGCACGTCGACCCGGTCGTAGAGCCGGTCGATGAATTCCTGCTCCTGCTGCAATTCGGTGCTTTCCCGGGTTGACAAAATGGCTCCCTGCCGGATATGGTTCTTCTTGTAGGCCCCCAATGTGGGGCCATTTCTGTGGGCACACAGAAGCAACCAATATACGCGGAAAATGCCCCGGTCCACAATTGCGGACCGGGGCATTTTCGTACGCTCAGGGGTAGCCGCCCTCCGCGCGATCCGCCCACCCGGTCCAGCGGCCGCCCTCCGGGAATCCCGGGGAGCCCAGGGCGTTGACAACGACGTGAGCTCACTTGTCGCACCGCCCCGGTTCTCCTTCCTCGACCGTTCCCGGACCAGGAAGGGGTACGACGGCCCGCAGGCGCTGCGGGACACCGTCCAGCTGGCCCGCACGGCCGAGGAGCTCGGCTATCACCGGTTCTGGGTGTCCGAGCACCACAGCGTGCCCGGTGTGGCCGGCTCGGCGCCGACCGTGCTGGCGGCCGCCGTCGCGGCGGCGACCTCCACCATCCGGGTCGGGACCGGCGGGGTGATGCTCCCCAACCACCAGCCGTTCGTCGTGGCCGAGCAGTTCGGGGTGCTCGCTTCCTTGTTCCCCGGCAGGATCGACATGGGACTGGGACGCTCCGTCGGCTTCACCGACGGGGTCCGCAGGGCACTGGGCCGTGACAAGCGGGATGCGGAGGGCTTCGCCGGTCAGCTGGCGGAACTGCTCGGCTGGCTGGACGGCACCCAGCAGGCACACCCGCAGGTCCATGCCCGGCCTGCCGAGGGCCTGGACATCCCGCCGTACGTGCTGGCGATCGGCGAGGGAGCCGCGATCGCGGCGGCCGCGGGGCTGCCCCTGGTGGTGGGTGATCTTCGCGACCGCGAACGGCTGATACGCGCCGTCGAGCGGTACCGGGGTGCCTTCGAGCCCTCGGGATGGTCCGAGAAGCCCTATGTGGTCGTGTCGGGCACCGTGGCCGTCGCCGGCACGGCCGAGGCGGCCCGGCGGCTCCTGGTTCCCGAGGCCTGGTCCATGGCGTACGCCCGTACCCACGGCACGTTCCCCCCACTCGCGCCCGCGGAGGAGATCGAGGGCCTGGCGATGACGGCCGGGGAGCGGGGGTTCTTCGAGGACGGGCTGCGGGGCCGGCTCGCGGGTACCGAGGACACGGTGGCCGCCGGGCTCGGCGGGATCGTCGAGGAGACCGGGGCGGACGAGGTGCTGGTCACCACCAGCACATACGACCGCGAGGCGCTCGTCGACTCCATGACCCGGCTCGCCCGGATCGCCGGCCTCGGCCGAGAACGGCTGAGCTGAGACGGCGCGGGCCGGCAGCGGTGCCGGCCGGACGCCGTTCCGCCACCGGTGCCCGGCCGCTACTCCATCGGGTAGATGTCCCCGCTCGCCATCCCGCTGACCTGCTCGCTCTCCGCCTGGAGCCGGCGCGCCTTCTCCTGGAGGCGCTCGCGTTCCCCGGTGTCGGAGGTGCGCTCGGCGGACTCCCGGAGGTCCTTGGCCTTGTCACGCATCTGACGGGCACGCCCGTGCAGGTCGTCTGACTCGCTCATGATCACTCCCTGGCGCTGTGCGGAGCGGACACCTCCACGGAACCAGGTCCGTGGGGGTGCCCGCATCTCGGCAGGGTGCGGGCAGCGGCGCCGGCGGGGCGGTCACTCGAACCGCGAGACGTCCCCGGCGCCGCGGCGCACGATCTCCAGGTCACCGTTGGAGAAGTCGATGACCGTGGTCGGCTCGGTGCCGCAGTCACCGGAGTCCAGGACGACGTCGACGACGTGGTCGAGGCGCTCCTTGATCTCCCAGCCCTGAGTCAGCGGCTCCTCCTCGTCGGGCAGGAGCAGGGTGCTGGAGAGCAGCGGCTCGCCCAGTTCCTCCAGCAGAGCCTGCGTGACGGTGTGGTCGGGGATCCGGACGCCGACCGTCTTCTTCTTCGGGTGCAGCAGTTGCCGCGGTACCTCTTTGGTGGCCGGGAGGATGAACGTGTAGCTGCCCGGGGTCGCCGCCTTCACCGTGCGGAACACATCGTTGTCGATCTGTACGAACTGCCCCAGCTGTGAGAAGTTCTGGCACACGAGGGTGAAGTGGTGGCGATCGTCGAGATGACGGATCGACCGGATCCGGTCGATGCCGTCCCGGCTGCCCAGCCGGCACCCCAGGGCGTAGCAGGAATCCGTGGGATACACGATCAGCGCGTCGGACCGGACGCTCTCGGCCACGCTGCCGATGGTGCGCCGCTGCGGGTTCTCGGGATGTACGTCGAAATACTTCGCCATCCGCGAAGTCTACGGGCGACCGGCCGTGCGGACGGACCGCGCGGCGCCCCCGGCGGGCCCGTGGACGGGCTGCCGGGGGCGTGGGGAACAGGCGGGTCAGGCTCCGGACGCGTCCAGCATGCCCTCGCGCTCGACGACCTTGATCCGCTCACGGCCCTGCTCCGCGCCCAGCGCCTGCTCATGGGCGTCCAGCCGGTGCCAGCCGTCCTTCGTGGTGTACCGCACGCCACGCTGCTGGAGGAAGTCGACGACCGCGTCGGGGCCGGGCTCCGCGGGGGCGGCCAGCCGGCCGGACGCGTGGTCCTCCAGCAGGCAGGCGACCGTCTCGTTGGCGTCGCCCTTGGTATGGCCGATCAGGCCGATCGGACCCCGCTTGATCCACCCGGTGACGTACACCGAGCTCATGTGGTCGTCCCCGGCCAGGACACGGCCCGCGGCGTGCGGGACGGTGCCGGAGGAGACGTCGAAGGGAAGTTTGGGCAGCTCGTCCGAGTAGTAGCCGACCGCACGGTAGACACTCTGCACCTCCCAGTCGGTGTACCGGCCGGTGCCCTTGACGTTGCCCGTGCCGTCCAGCTCCGTGCGCTCGGTACGCAGGGCGGTGACGCGCCCGTCGTCGCCGACGATCTCGACGGGGGACTCGAAGAAGTGCAGGAACAGCTTGTGCGGGCGGTCGCCCACGTCACGGATCGCCCACTTCTCCAGTGTGGAGGCGACCATGTTGGCCTGCTTGTTCTCCCGCCGGGTGGCGATCGAACCCTCGTCGTAGTCGATGTCCTCGGGGTTGACGACGACCTCGATGTTCGGCGAGTGGTCCAGCTCGCGCAGCTCCATCGGGCTGAACTTGGCCTGGGCCGGACCGCGTCGCCCGAAGACGTGAACCTCGAGCGCCTTGTTCGCCTTGAGGCCGTCGTACACGTTGGCCGGGATCTCGGTGGGCAGCAGCTCGTCCGCCGTCTTGGCGAGGACGCGGGCGACGTCCAGGGCCACATTGCCCACGCCGAGGACGGCCACCTTCTCCGCCTCCAGCGGCCAGGTACGGGGCACCTCGGGGTGCCCGTCGTACCAGGACACGAAGTCCGCGGCACCGTAGGAGCCCTCGAGACCGATTCCAGGTATGTCGAGGGCGCGGTCCGCCTCGGCGCCGGTGGAGAAGATCACCGCGTCGTAGAACGACCGCAGGTCGTCCAGGTTGATGTCGCGGGGGTAGTCGACGTTGCCGAACAGCCGGAGCTGCGGCTTGTCCAGCACCTGGTGCAGCGCCTTGACGATCCCCTTGATCCGCGGGTGGTCCGGGGCGACCCCGTACCGGATCAGGCCGAAGGGTGCGGGCATGCGCTCGAACAGGTCGATCGAGACACCCGGCTCCTGTGCGACCTCGGATTTGAGCAGCGCGTCCGCCGCGTAGATCCCGGCGGGGCCGGCTCCGACGATGGCGACGCGGACGGGGCGTGTCATGGCGTGTTGTTCCTTCGGGCGAACGAGCACGGACAGAGTGCTGCGGGTAAGGCTTGACTTACTCCGCAACCTCCACGGTATGCCCTGTGCCGAGGAGTCTCGGGAGCGGGGGCGGACGCCTGGGGCGGAAATAAAGGGACGTAACGCCTTAAGGGGTGTCGGAAGGGAGAGGGAATCCGTCATCGGAAATTCACGTCCGCGCGCCTGCGGCCGGTGGTCCGGTGTCCCTCCGCGCCTGACAGGTAAGACGGGCCCATGATGGGTGCACAGCGCTGGACCGTGACGAGAGGACAGGTGCCCATGCCGATCGAAGGCGAGTACGAGCCGAGCCCGACCCCGTGGGTCCGTGAGCAGGTCGAACTGATCGAGAGCTCCGGCGGCAGGGAAGGGACGACCATGCGGGGCATGCCCGTCGTCCTGCTGACGACGCGCGGCGCCAGGAGCGGCAAGGTCCGCAAGTCCCCGCTCATGCGCGTCGAGCACGACGGGGAGTACGCCGTGGTGGCCTCCCTCGGCGGCGCCCCCAAGCACCCCGTCTGGTACCACAACGTGCGGGCCGACCCGCACGTGGAGCTGCGTGACGGCACCGTGCGGCAGGACATGGTCGCGCGGGAGGCCACCGGCGAGGAGAAGGCCGTGTGGTGGGGCCGCGCGGTCGAGGCGTTCCCCGACTACGCCGACTACCAGAACAAGACCGACCGCGAGATCCCCGTCTTCGTACTGAGCCCGGACGGCGGCCGCTGAGACGAGGCCGGCCCGCGCCTTCCGGCAGTCGCACGCGCAAAGCCGGTGCACGCGCGTGAACGGACTTCCGGCCTCCCCGCAGGCAGGCCCTCCCTGTCACCGCGCGTCGGTGGGGAAGGGAGGCCGGTGACCGTGGCCTCCCACTCCCGCCGCCGTGCCCTTTGAAGGCCCCGCACCCCGGCCCGGCACCCCGGCCCCGAACAGGCCAACAGCACGAGCGACCGGCCCTGGCCCCGGCTCCAATGGATTGGGTGACCGCACCTCCCGACGACTGCCTCGCGCGCAACGAGTGGATCTGCGGTGCCTATCTCACCAGCCGGCGCGGCATCCTGATGGACGCGACGGTCCAGCACCTTCAGCTGACCGCCGTATCGGTCCTGCTCGGGCTGGTCATCGCGCTGCCCCTCGCCCTCACGGCCCGCCACCGCCGCTGGGCGGCCGCACCCGTGCTCGGCGTGACGACCGTCCTGTACACCATCCCCTCGCTCGCGATGTTCTCGCTGCTGCTTCCGGTGTACGGGCTCTCCGCCACACTCGTCGTCGCCGGCCTCGTCCTCTACTCGCTCACCCTGCTCGTACGCAACATCCTCGCGGGTCTCCGGGCCGTACCGGAAGAGACCCGGCAGGCCGCGCGGGGCCTGGGATACGGGCCCCTTCGCCTCCTGCTGACCGTCGAACTGCCGCTCGCCCTGCCCGCGGCCATGGCCGGACTGCGCATCGCCACCGTTTCCGCCGTCTCACTGGTCACCGTCGGCGCGATCGTCGGCTTCGGCGGACTGGGCAACCTCATCTACTCCGGCATGAACACCTACTTCAAGGCCCAGGTGCTCACCGCCTCCGTGCTCTGCGTGGTCATCGCCGTCGCCGCCGATCTGCTGCTGCTCGGCGCACAGCGACTGCTGACACCCTGGACGAGGAGGACCTCGTGACGACCCTCGCCGACACCTGGTCCTGGCTCACCACATCCGTCCACTGGTACGGCCCCGACGGCATCTGGACCCGGCTGGGACAACACCTCTTCCTCACCGTCGTCTGCCTGCTGATCAGCTGCGTCATCGCCCTCCCGGTGGCCCTGGTCCTCGGTCACCTCGGCAAGGGCGGCGCCCTCGCCGTCAACATCTCCAACATCGGGCGGGCCGTCCCCACCTTCGCCGTCCTGGTCCTGCTGCTCCTCACCCCGATCGGCTCGTCCGGGCAGTGGCCGACCGTCATCGCCCTGGTCCTCTTCTCCATCCCGCCCCTGCTGACCAACGCGTACGTCGGAATGCGCGGGGTCGACCCCGACGTCGTCCGCGCGGCCCGGGGCATGGGCATGACCGGATGGCAGATGCTGCGCCGGGCCGAGCTGCCGCTGGCGCTGCCCCTGGTCCTCACCGGCGTACGCGTCGCGGCCGTGCAGCTCGTCGCCACGGCCACGCTCGCGGCCCTGGTCGGGGGTGGCGGACTGGGCCGGATCATCACGGCGGGCTTCAACCTGGCCTCGACCCCGCAGGTCGTCGCCGGAGCCGTGCTGGTCGCCGTGTTCGCCCTGCTGGTCGAGGGACTGTTCGAAGCGGGGGCGCGGCTCGCCCCGGACCACCTCCGCGACCGGGGGACGGCATGAGGAGGCGGCGCACCGGCGCCCCGACCGTGGCCACGCTGCTCCTGCCGCTGCTCGCCACCGCCTGCACCACCGGACCCAGCCTGGAGAACCAGGGCGTCGTCACCGCGCCGCCCGGGGACAGCAGGCACCTGACCATCGGCTCGGCCGGCTTCACCGAGAGCGATCTGCTCGCCCAGATGTACGCCCTGCTGCTGGAGCGGGCCGGCTACTCCACCCGGATCCTGTCCGTCACCAACCGGGAGATCTACGAACCGGCCCTGGAGAGCGGCCAGATCGACGTCGTCCCGGAGTACGCGGCCACGTTCGCCGACTGGCTGAAGGCCAAGGCGGACGGGCCCGACGCGGAGCCGGCGGGCTCGCCCGACCTGGACACCACCATGAAGGCACTGCGCGCCCTCGCCGCACCCCGGGGGCTCACCGTGCTCCCGCCCGGCCGGGCCGTCGACCAGAACGCCTTCGCGGTCGCCGCCGGCTACGCGGCGGAGCACCGCCTCAAGACCCTCAGCGACCTCGGGGAGTCCGGCCTGCCCGTACGGCTGGCGGCCGGCGACGAGTGCGTGAAGCGGCCCTACTGCGAGCCCGGCCTCAAGAAGGTCTACGGCATCGACATCACCGCCGTCGACCCCAAGGGCGTCGGTACCACCCAGGCCAAACAGGCCGTCCAGGACGGGCAGGACCAGATGGTCCTCACCACCACCACCGACGCCACCCTCGACGACTTCGGCCTGGTGCTGCTGGCGGACGACAGGCACCTGCAGAACGCCGACCACCTCGTCCCCGTGGTCAACCGGGCCCGCGCGGGCAGCAGCGGGGTCCGCGACGCCCTGGGACAGCTCAACACCGTCCTGACCACCGCCGACCTGGCCCGGATGAACGAGCGGGTCGACAGCTGGCGCAGGCTCCCCGAGGACGTCGCCCGTACCTACCTGGAGTCCGAGGGGCTCATCCCGAAGCACTGAACCGTCCCGACCGGACGAGCGCGCCGGACCCTTGGACCGGCGGCCGGGCACCCCTGGCCGACCCTGGTGTGCAAGCGCTTGCCCGAAGGGGCGCGCGAGCTCGTGGGCGAGGCCGGCCGGGGGACGGGCCCACCTCGCCGTCAGTCCTTCAGGAACCGGGGGAGCCGGGCCAGTTGTACGGCCTGCTGGAACGGGCCACCGCCCTCGTGGTCGTTGAAGTCGTAGACCTCGATCTCCTTGACCGGATGCGCGTACGCGTTGAACGCCGCGAAGACCGTGGACGGCGGGCAGGTCTGGTCCTCCAGGGCCACCGAGAACAGGGCCGGCGCCCGGCCGCGTGCGGCGAAGTGCACCCCGTCGACGTAGGCCAGCGTCCGGCCGGCCTGCTGGGAGCGGCCCCGGTGGGTCTTGAGGTAGTCGCCGATCTCGCGGTACGGCTTGCGGTCGGTCAGCCGGATCGCCCGGGGGAAGTCACAGAGGAACGGCACGTCCGGCGCCACGGCCGCCAGGTCGGGGACCAGGCCGCCGACCGCGAGCGCCAGTCCGCCGCCCTGGCTCGCACCCAGCGCCACGGTTCGGGACGCGTCTGCCAGCGGATGCGAGCGGGCCGCCTCCACGGCGCGCACAGCGTCGGTGATCACCCGGCGGTAGTAGTACGTGTACGGGTCCTCGATGCCCCGGGTCATGAAACCCGGCAGCGACGGCCCACTGCCCACCGGGTCGGCGGTGTCACCGGGCGCCCAGCCGCTGCCCTGGCCGCGTGTGTCCATCACGAAGTGGGCCATGCCGGCCGAGGCCCAGAGCAGGTGAGTGTGCGGCAGACCGCGTCCGCCGCCGTATCCGATGTACTCGACGACCACCGGCAGGGGAGCGGTGGCCCCGGCCGGTATCACGAACCACCCCTTGACGGGATGGCCGCCGAAGCCCGCGAACGTCACGTCGTACACCTCGACCCCGGACAGACCGCCGACGGCGCGCGGTTCGAATCGGGCGTCCAGCTCGTGGGTCCGTGCCTCGCCGAGTGTGGCCGACCAGAACGCGTCGAAGTCCTCCGGCTCGGTGGACCGGCTGCGGTAGGTGCGCAGTTCGTCGAGGGGCAGGTCGAACAGGGCCATGCGGGGCCGCCTTCTGTCACAGGAGTGAGGTGAATGAACGATGAGCACACCGCATGACGGCGGTGGGGCGCAACAGGCCCGCCACGCCGCGCAACCCTCCCAGCGACCACCGCGACCGCAGCCC from Streptomyces sp. NBC_01754 includes:
- a CDS encoding FAD-dependent oxidoreductase, whose protein sequence is MTRPVRVAIVGAGPAGIYAADALLKSEVAQEPGVSIDLFERMPAPFGLIRYGVAPDHPRIKGIVKALHQVLDKPQLRLFGNVDYPRDINLDDLRSFYDAVIFSTGAEADRALDIPGIGLEGSYGAADFVSWYDGHPEVPRTWPLEAEKVAVLGVGNVALDVARVLAKTADELLPTEIPANVYDGLKANKALEVHVFGRRGPAQAKFSPMELRELDHSPNIEVVVNPEDIDYDEGSIATRRENKQANMVASTLEKWAIRDVGDRPHKLFLHFFESPVEIVGDDGRVTALRTERTELDGTGNVKGTGRYTDWEVQSVYRAVGYYSDELPKLPFDVSSGTVPHAAGRVLAGDDHMSSVYVTGWIKRGPIGLIGHTKGDANETVACLLEDHASGRLAAPAEPGPDAVVDFLQQRGVRYTTKDGWHRLDAHEQALGAEQGRERIKVVEREGMLDASGA
- a CDS encoding nitroreductase family deazaflavin-dependent oxidoreductase; protein product: MPIEGEYEPSPTPWVREQVELIESSGGREGTTMRGMPVVLLTTRGARSGKVRKSPLMRVEHDGEYAVVASLGGAPKHPVWYHNVRADPHVELRDGTVRQDMVAREATGEEKAVWWGRAVEAFPDYADYQNKTDREIPVFVLSPDGGR
- a CDS encoding ABC transporter permease; this encodes MTAPPDDCLARNEWICGAYLTSRRGILMDATVQHLQLTAVSVLLGLVIALPLALTARHRRWAAAPVLGVTTVLYTIPSLAMFSLLLPVYGLSATLVVAGLVLYSLTLLVRNILAGLRAVPEETRQAARGLGYGPLRLLLTVELPLALPAAMAGLRIATVSAVSLVTVGAIVGFGGLGNLIYSGMNTYFKAQVLTASVLCVVIAVAADLLLLGAQRLLTPWTRRTS
- a CDS encoding ABC transporter permease, yielding MTTLADTWSWLTTSVHWYGPDGIWTRLGQHLFLTVVCLLISCVIALPVALVLGHLGKGGALAVNISNIGRAVPTFAVLVLLLLTPIGSSGQWPTVIALVLFSIPPLLTNAYVGMRGVDPDVVRAARGMGMTGWQMLRRAELPLALPLVLTGVRVAAVQLVATATLAALVGGGGLGRIITAGFNLASTPQVVAGAVLVAVFALLVEGLFEAGARLAPDHLRDRGTA
- a CDS encoding ABC transporter substrate-binding protein, which encodes MRRRRTGAPTVATLLLPLLATACTTGPSLENQGVVTAPPGDSRHLTIGSAGFTESDLLAQMYALLLERAGYSTRILSVTNREIYEPALESGQIDVVPEYAATFADWLKAKADGPDAEPAGSPDLDTTMKALRALAAPRGLTVLPPGRAVDQNAFAVAAGYAAEHRLKTLSDLGESGLPVRLAAGDECVKRPYCEPGLKKVYGIDITAVDPKGVGTTQAKQAVQDGQDQMVLTTTTDATLDDFGLVLLADDRHLQNADHLVPVVNRARAGSSGVRDALGQLNTVLTTADLARMNERVDSWRRLPEDVARTYLESEGLIPKH
- a CDS encoding acetylxylan esterase, which gives rise to MALFDLPLDELRTYRSRSTEPEDFDAFWSATLGEARTHELDARFEPRAVGGLSGVEVYDVTFAGFGGHPVKGWFVIPAGATAPLPVVVEYIGYGGGRGLPHTHLLWASAGMAHFVMDTRGQGSGWAPGDTADPVGSGPSLPGFMTRGIEDPYTYYYRRVITDAVRAVEAARSHPLADASRTVALGASQGGGLALAVGGLVPDLAAVAPDVPFLCDFPRAIRLTDRKPYREIGDYLKTHRGRSQQAGRTLAYVDGVHFAARGRAPALFSVALEDQTCPPSTVFAAFNAYAHPVKEIEVYDFNDHEGGGPFQQAVQLARLPRFLKD